A single region of the Streptomyces sp. NBC_00425 genome encodes:
- a CDS encoding phosphatase PAP2 family protein, translating into MPSPVGLSTPSAVNRRRFLKFSVGGSAALVAAPTLASWLAAADAKAATGPLAFVDDYKTNVSTNLTPETNAVIRALGGFARIWKTGSAWNTGTPLRPDILRANMRYCIAITRSRTEAQGKEAFLYDRQHQSYSTIAGLGPLSDLYKTGAKAVTSITRAPDGIPATKIDDAVPADAPAGSALGAGSYASDLGLVAKLVDTVRGNYASGNPSKYSFQYPRPWRMNENSEVVDTGKTDALGFPVYDSKVVVVPQLLRQRSSSPTDDGGFPSGHTNAFHLASLAYAYAVPERFQELVTRALQLSHTRIMSGMHSTVDVIGGRIMATALAAATLADPANAELKAAARAQALAYFTEKTGTTADTLFAYAHSDACDEYADREANARAVEPRLTYVLTREGRKEPLTVPKGAEVLLETRQPYLTAAQRREVLRTTALPSGYVLLDGFEQWGRLNLFAAADGYGAFDCDVTVTMDAAQHGFQAADAWRNDITGEGGLTKRGSGALTLTGHNRYHGGTVVEGGVLVAGHAGALGQGDVRLTGGTLRADEPVRVRGAWSQGAGAVLDLTLRGHHGPALTVSGRVRLDRGSVLSLRLDADRPPTAGTTVPVIAASALRGQFDRIALVDCAHLRAVPVYTAHGLSVRLLKR; encoded by the coding sequence ATGCCGTCACCCGTCGGGCTCAGCACCCCCTCGGCAGTGAACAGAAGGCGTTTCCTCAAGTTCTCCGTGGGCGGGTCGGCGGCCCTGGTGGCCGCCCCGACGCTGGCCTCCTGGCTGGCCGCCGCGGACGCCAAGGCCGCCACCGGTCCGCTCGCGTTCGTCGACGACTACAAGACGAACGTCAGCACGAACCTCACGCCCGAGACCAACGCGGTGATCCGCGCTCTCGGCGGCTTCGCCCGCATATGGAAGACCGGCTCCGCGTGGAACACGGGCACGCCGCTGCGGCCCGACATCCTGCGCGCCAACATGCGCTACTGCATAGCGATCACCCGGAGCCGCACGGAGGCACAGGGCAAGGAGGCCTTCCTCTACGACCGTCAGCACCAGAGTTACTCGACGATCGCCGGCCTGGGCCCCCTGTCGGATCTGTACAAGACGGGCGCCAAGGCCGTCACGTCGATCACCCGTGCGCCGGACGGCATCCCGGCCACCAAGATCGACGACGCCGTGCCCGCCGACGCGCCCGCGGGCTCCGCGCTCGGCGCCGGTTCGTACGCCTCCGACCTCGGCCTGGTCGCCAAGCTCGTCGACACGGTGCGCGGCAACTACGCCTCGGGCAACCCGAGCAAGTACTCGTTCCAGTACCCGCGGCCGTGGCGCATGAACGAGAACAGCGAGGTCGTCGACACCGGGAAGACCGACGCGCTCGGATTCCCCGTCTACGACTCCAAGGTGGTCGTCGTGCCGCAGCTGCTGCGCCAGCGCAGCAGCTCGCCGACGGACGACGGCGGATTCCCGAGCGGCCACACCAACGCCTTCCACCTGGCGTCGCTGGCGTACGCGTACGCCGTCCCCGAGCGGTTCCAGGAGCTGGTGACGCGCGCCCTGCAGCTGAGCCACACCCGGATCATGTCCGGCATGCACTCCACCGTCGACGTCATCGGCGGCCGCATCATGGCCACCGCGCTCGCCGCCGCCACGCTCGCCGACCCTGCCAACGCCGAGCTGAAGGCGGCCGCCCGCGCCCAGGCCCTGGCCTACTTCACCGAGAAGACCGGCACGACCGCCGACACCCTGTTCGCCTACGCGCACTCCGACGCCTGCGACGAGTACGCCGACCGCGAGGCCAACGCCCGCGCCGTCGAGCCCCGGCTGACCTACGTCCTCACCAGGGAGGGCCGCAAGGAGCCCCTGACGGTGCCCAAGGGCGCGGAGGTGCTGCTGGAGACCCGGCAGCCGTACCTCACCGCGGCCCAGCGCCGGGAGGTGCTGCGCACGACCGCGCTGCCCTCCGGGTACGTGCTGCTGGACGGCTTCGAGCAGTGGGGCCGGCTGAACCTGTTCGCGGCCGCGGACGGTTACGGCGCCTTCGACTGCGACGTCACGGTCACCATGGACGCCGCCCAGCACGGCTTCCAGGCGGCCGACGCCTGGCGCAACGACATCACGGGCGAGGGCGGTCTGACCAAGCGCGGTTCCGGCGCCCTCACCCTGACCGGGCACAACCGCTACCACGGCGGCACCGTCGTCGAGGGGGGCGTGCTCGTGGCCGGGCACGCAGGCGCCCTCGGCCAGGGCGACGTGCGGCTGACCGGCGGCACGCTGCGCGCGGACGAGCCGGTGCGGGTGCGCGGCGCGTGGTCCCAGGGGGCCGGCGCGGTGCTCGACCTGACGCTGCGCGGGCACCACGGTCCGGCGCTGACGGTGTCCGGGCGGGTTCGGCTCGACCGGGGCTCGGTGCTCTCGCTGCGTCTCGACGCCGACCGGCCGCCGACCGCGGGGACGACCGTGCCGGTGATCGCTGCGTCGGCGCTGCGCGGCCAGTTCGACCGCATCGCACTGGTGGACTGCGCTCACCTGCGGGCCGTCCCCGTGTACACGGCGCACGGCCTCTCGGTACGCCTGCTGAAGCGGTGA
- a CDS encoding ROK family protein codes for MVEAPRLTESASAVFSVLAQAGSATRPQLASLAGLSKPTVSSAVAELEAARLAAHSGTASSGTGRSAAVYCLGPAAGAVLAVDLGPAVTRVRGCALDGALLAEATASRKDAADAVREALDVLPDGVPLRSIVVAVGDVAARDRLGSGMRPATAKAGPVFDAMAVALPPGVPVQLENNVNCAALAELHEGAARGRHTFGYLRIGVGIGLGIVVGGQVLRGSNGAAGELARLPYPWDDGREPRREALEEYIGARSLLRRTREAWGAADGPCPRTTERLFALAGAGAATAGEIVGRHAADVGRLAAAVTAVLDPGLIVLGGSTGADPQLLPGVRAELARLSWPTEVVSSTVGDSGTVAGAARLAVARGVQTVTQAARAKD; via the coding sequence GTGGTGGAAGCCCCCCGCCTGACCGAGAGCGCCAGCGCCGTATTCTCCGTGCTGGCCCAGGCGGGCAGCGCGACCCGACCGCAGCTCGCGAGCCTGGCGGGACTGTCCAAACCGACGGTGTCCTCCGCCGTGGCGGAGCTCGAGGCAGCCCGGCTCGCCGCACACTCCGGGACCGCCTCCAGCGGCACCGGCCGCTCCGCCGCCGTCTACTGCCTCGGCCCGGCCGCGGGCGCGGTGCTGGCCGTCGATCTCGGCCCGGCCGTCACCCGGGTCAGGGGCTGCGCCCTGGACGGCGCCCTGCTCGCCGAGGCCACCGCCTCCCGCAAGGACGCCGCCGACGCCGTGCGCGAGGCGCTCGACGTGCTGCCCGACGGTGTGCCGCTGCGCTCCATCGTCGTCGCCGTCGGCGACGTGGCCGCGCGGGACCGGCTGGGCAGCGGCATGCGCCCCGCGACCGCCAAGGCCGGCCCCGTCTTCGACGCCATGGCGGTCGCCCTGCCCCCCGGCGTGCCCGTGCAGCTGGAGAACAACGTCAACTGCGCGGCCCTCGCGGAACTGCACGAGGGAGCCGCCCGGGGCCGGCACACCTTCGGCTACCTGCGCATCGGCGTGGGCATCGGTCTCGGCATCGTCGTCGGGGGACAGGTGCTGCGCGGCTCGAACGGGGCCGCCGGAGAGCTCGCCCGGCTGCCCTATCCCTGGGACGACGGCCGTGAGCCGCGCCGGGAGGCCCTGGAGGAGTACATCGGCGCCCGCTCCCTGCTGCGCCGGACCAGGGAGGCCTGGGGGGCCGCGGACGGGCCCTGCCCGCGCACCACCGAGCGGCTGTTCGCCCTCGCCGGGGCGGGCGCGGCCACGGCCGGCGAGATCGTCGGCCGGCACGCCGCGGACGTGGGCCGGCTCGCCGCCGCGGTGACCGCCGTACTGGACCCCGGACTGATCGTGCTCGGCGGCAGCACCGGCGCTGATCCGCAGCTCCTGCCCGGTGTGCGGGCCGAGCTGGCACGGCTGAGCTGGCCCACCGAGGTGGTCAGCAGCACGGTCGGCGATTCCGGCACCGTTGCGGGCGCCGCACGGCTCGCGGTCGCCCGGGGAGTCCAAACCGTGACCCAGGCGGCGCGGGCCAAGGATTGA
- a CDS encoding extracellular solute-binding protein yields MTSVGVRRSRRLGRGGIRRMVPLAAVATAGALLLSACGSDGSSGGTSKSLTFWISTVPGQDAGWKKLIAQYKKDEGVDVKLVNIPYDGYTTKLKNAAQANSLPDVAAVPSLDPIWSGKLIDLKSIAENKTNKINANFIAKDDSGKVLAIPSDVTASGMYINKSLFEKAGVAFPTSPDKTWTWTDFIKAANTVREKTKAKYSLTFDQSPSRLRAMVYEMGGKYVHADDSGKFSADDATKKAVNTFVGWNDDKTMPKSVWTSGADPSAMFQSGDVVAYWSGVWQVASFAESIKKFEWASVPTPAEPVQASDVNAGGMMVGFNNNGDAAKATTKFMSWLYEPDHYRTLCETSGFLPVESGLNPKYPFTSPAAQAAFKLYNEEIPLYAPISGYFNNAQTAWVLKGKSITEDPTKTELGKAINGQQSPDKALENIVAGYNQQVGTGS; encoded by the coding sequence ATGACCAGTGTGGGTGTGCGGCGCTCCCGCCGACTCGGCCGCGGCGGCATACGCCGGATGGTTCCCCTCGCTGCCGTGGCCACGGCAGGCGCCCTGTTGCTCTCCGCCTGCGGGTCGGACGGCAGCTCGGGCGGCACCTCCAAGTCCCTGACGTTCTGGATCTCCACGGTTCCGGGGCAGGACGCGGGCTGGAAGAAGCTGATCGCGCAGTACAAGAAGGACGAGGGCGTCGACGTCAAGCTCGTCAACATCCCCTACGACGGGTACACGACGAAGCTGAAGAACGCCGCGCAGGCGAACTCCCTGCCCGACGTGGCGGCCGTGCCGTCGCTGGACCCGATCTGGTCGGGCAAGCTGATCGACCTCAAGTCCATCGCCGAGAACAAGACCAACAAGATCAACGCGAACTTCATCGCCAAGGACGACTCCGGGAAGGTGCTGGCGATCCCCTCGGACGTCACCGCGTCCGGCATGTACATCAACAAGTCGCTGTTCGAGAAGGCCGGCGTCGCGTTCCCGACCTCCCCCGACAAGACCTGGACCTGGACCGACTTCATCAAGGCGGCGAACACCGTCCGCGAGAAGACCAAGGCCAAGTACTCCCTGACCTTCGACCAGTCACCGTCCCGGCTGCGCGCCATGGTGTACGAGATGGGCGGCAAGTACGTCCACGCGGACGACTCCGGCAAGTTCTCGGCGGACGACGCGACCAAGAAGGCCGTGAACACCTTCGTCGGCTGGAACGACGACAAGACCATGCCGAAGTCGGTGTGGACCAGCGGCGCCGACCCGTCGGCCATGTTCCAGAGCGGTGACGTCGTCGCCTACTGGTCCGGCGTGTGGCAGGTCGCCTCCTTCGCCGAGAGCATCAAGAAGTTCGAGTGGGCGAGCGTCCCGACCCCCGCCGAGCCGGTGCAGGCCTCCGACGTCAACGCCGGCGGCATGATGGTCGGCTTCAACAACAACGGCGACGCGGCCAAGGCCACGACCAAGTTCATGTCCTGGCTGTACGAGCCGGACCACTACCGCACGCTGTGCGAGACGTCCGGCTTCCTGCCGGTCGAGAGCGGACTGAACCCGAAGTACCCCTTCACCTCGCCGGCGGCGCAGGCGGCGTTCAAGCTGTACAACGAGGAGATCCCGCTCTACGCCCCGATCTCCGGCTACTTCAACAACGCGCAGACGGCCTGGGTGCTGAAGGGCAAGAGCATCACCGAGGACCCGACCAAGACGGAGCTCGGCAAGGCGATCAACGGCCAGCAGTCGCCCGACAAGGCCCTGGAGAACATCGTGGCCGGCTACAACCAGCAGGTCGGCACCGGATCGTAG
- a CDS encoding BadF/BadG/BcrA/BcrD ATPase family protein: MQDSPPSSPLVVGVDVGGTKTHLRALAGDHVVVDHVRASSGWRPHDPVAAAHWLAVLLREALPANARPAALALGAHACETPLQCARIRVALQELLGAPAHVVGDAELLVPAAGLDKGVGLVAGTGSVAVGRLPDGAPVQVGGWGAVLGDEGGAAGLVREAARAVWAAHDRGEAPDALARGLISSFGVPEVPALGAALESVADVSAEWGRHAPVVFAAAADGSALARSVIAGAGEDLAALVARLAARGVAVDDVVVAGGTVLGQPALYEAFAGALGAAVPGARPQPLTVPPVEGAVALARSLL; the protein is encoded by the coding sequence GTGCAGGACTCTCCCCCTTCGAGCCCCCTCGTGGTCGGCGTCGACGTGGGCGGCACCAAGACGCATCTGCGCGCGCTCGCGGGCGACCACGTCGTGGTCGACCACGTGCGCGCCAGCAGTGGCTGGCGGCCCCACGACCCGGTCGCCGCCGCGCACTGGCTGGCCGTCCTCCTCCGCGAGGCACTGCCGGCAAACGCACGTCCCGCCGCGCTCGCCCTGGGGGCGCACGCCTGCGAGACCCCCCTCCAGTGCGCACGGATCCGTGTCGCGCTCCAGGAACTTCTCGGCGCGCCCGCGCATGTCGTGGGCGACGCCGAGTTGCTCGTTCCCGCCGCCGGTCTGGACAAGGGCGTCGGCCTCGTGGCCGGCACCGGCTCGGTCGCGGTGGGACGACTGCCCGACGGCGCCCCGGTCCAGGTGGGCGGCTGGGGAGCGGTCCTCGGCGACGAGGGCGGCGCCGCCGGACTCGTCCGGGAGGCCGCCCGGGCCGTATGGGCCGCGCACGACCGGGGCGAGGCCCCCGACGCCCTCGCACGCGGCCTGATCTCCTCCTTCGGCGTGCCGGAGGTCCCGGCGCTGGGCGCCGCGCTGGAGAGCGTCGCCGACGTCTCCGCCGAGTGGGGGCGGCACGCTCCCGTCGTCTTCGCGGCCGCCGCCGACGGCTCCGCCCTGGCCCGTTCCGTGATCGCCGGAGCCGGCGAGGACCTCGCGGCGCTCGTCGCACGTCTCGCGGCGCGCGGGGTCGCGGTCGACGACGTGGTCGTGGCGGGCGGCACGGTGCTCGGGCAGCCCGCGCTGTACGAGGCGTTCGCGGGCGCGCTCGGCGCCGCCGTGCCGGGAGCGCGGCCGCAGCCGCTCACCGTGCCGCCCGTCGAGGGCGCGGTGGCGCTGGCGCGCTCGCTGCTGTGA
- a CDS encoding carbohydrate ABC transporter permease produces the protein MTTTDIPRPVDAGSGRTVSKKRSRGAGSGGIRRAVSATTLLWILACLYGLPVLWFILSSFKPASDLFSYPLTLVPHDPTLSGFKAAWDSANFSQYFINTAIVCVITTILTVGVSCCTGYALAKYDNRWLKAFFICILATTMLPGEVMLAPEFLVVRNLGLYNSFAGIILPAVLTATGCFMFRQFFLTVPDELVEAARIDGARELSIFLRIMVPISRPIMLTLAILSFQWRWNDYIWPLLMLNDPNKFTVQIGIQSIVGAQNINWSVLLGASVISMIPLILVFLVFQRYVMGADINAGLKD, from the coding sequence ATGACAACCACAGACATCCCACGCCCGGTCGACGCCGGTTCCGGACGGACCGTCTCCAAGAAGCGGTCCCGCGGCGCGGGCAGCGGCGGAATCCGGCGGGCGGTGTCCGCGACGACACTGCTGTGGATCCTGGCGTGCCTGTACGGGCTTCCGGTGCTGTGGTTCATCCTCAGCTCCTTCAAGCCGGCCAGCGACCTGTTCTCCTATCCGCTGACGCTGGTTCCGCACGACCCCACCCTGTCGGGTTTCAAGGCGGCGTGGGACAGCGCCAACTTCTCCCAGTACTTCATCAACACCGCCATCGTGTGCGTGATCACGACGATCCTCACGGTGGGCGTCAGCTGCTGCACGGGGTACGCGCTGGCCAAGTACGACAACAGGTGGCTCAAGGCGTTCTTCATCTGCATCCTGGCCACCACGATGCTGCCGGGCGAGGTCATGCTCGCCCCGGAGTTCCTGGTGGTCCGCAACCTCGGCCTCTACAACTCCTTCGCCGGCATCATCCTCCCCGCCGTGCTCACCGCGACCGGATGCTTCATGTTCCGGCAGTTCTTCCTGACGGTGCCCGACGAACTCGTGGAAGCCGCACGCATCGACGGCGCGCGCGAGCTGTCGATCTTCCTGCGGATCATGGTGCCGATCTCCCGGCCCATCATGCTGACCCTCGCCATCCTGTCCTTCCAGTGGCGGTGGAACGACTACATCTGGCCGCTGCTGATGCTCAACGACCCGAACAAGTTCACCGTGCAGATCGGCATCCAGAGCATCGTCGGCGCGCAGAACATCAACTGGTCGGTACTGCTCGGCGCCTCGGTGATCTCCATGATCCCCCTGATCCTCGTCTTCCTCGTCTTCCAGCGCTACGTCATGGGCGCCGACATCAACGCCGGACTGAAGGACTGA
- a CDS encoding carbohydrate ABC transporter permease produces the protein MTKHAPDVSASPPRRRRSRYVLAPLVLIAANVVLFSLFFVWPAVIGFVYSFTNYTGVGAFQFVGLDNYHNLVGDSTFYDALTRTLLYAVLFVPLNFGLSLLAANLVVNKHAKGASVARVIFFIPWLLSPIVVGVLWRWLFGENFGLVNYVIEKLGGSAVPWQSNADLSLIVVVMAASWAWTGFSMLLFIAAIKNVPVSYYEAAALDGAGPWRQFISITLPSIAPTSFIVILLNTINAMKEYPVFVALNNGGPGTSNNLLVQYIYETGFKRGQIGYASAASFVLMLILMAVAIVQLIVNRRVENR, from the coding sequence ATGACCAAACACGCCCCGGACGTGTCCGCGAGCCCGCCCAGGAGACGACGCAGCCGCTACGTCCTCGCGCCGCTCGTCCTCATCGCGGCCAATGTCGTGCTCTTCTCGCTGTTCTTCGTCTGGCCGGCGGTGATCGGGTTCGTCTACTCCTTCACGAACTACACGGGCGTGGGGGCGTTCCAGTTCGTGGGGCTGGACAACTACCACAACCTCGTCGGCGACTCCACGTTCTACGACGCGCTGACCCGGACGCTGCTGTACGCGGTGCTCTTCGTCCCGCTGAACTTCGGGCTCTCGCTGCTCGCCGCCAACCTGGTGGTGAACAAGCACGCCAAGGGCGCGTCGGTGGCCCGCGTCATCTTCTTCATCCCGTGGCTGCTGTCGCCCATCGTCGTGGGCGTCCTGTGGCGGTGGCTGTTCGGCGAGAACTTCGGACTGGTCAACTACGTCATCGAGAAGCTCGGCGGAAGCGCCGTCCCGTGGCAGTCGAACGCGGACCTGTCGTTGATCGTGGTGGTGATGGCGGCGTCCTGGGCCTGGACGGGCTTCTCGATGCTGCTGTTCATCGCGGCGATCAAGAACGTGCCGGTGTCGTACTACGAGGCGGCCGCGCTCGACGGCGCCGGCCCGTGGCGCCAGTTCATCAGCATCACGCTGCCGAGCATCGCGCCCACCTCGTTCATCGTCATCCTGCTCAACACGATCAACGCGATGAAGGAATACCCGGTGTTCGTCGCCCTCAACAACGGCGGCCCCGGCACCTCGAACAACCTGCTCGTCCAGTACATCTACGAGACCGGCTTCAAACGGGGCCAGATCGGCTACGCGAGCGCCGCGTCGTTCGTGCTCATGCTCATCCTGATGGCCGTCGCGATCGTCCAGCTGATCGTCAACCGGCGGGTGGAGAACCGATGA